In Streptomyces seoulensis, the following are encoded in one genomic region:
- a CDS encoding 3-hydroxyacyl-CoA dehydrogenase family protein has protein sequence MTFVLPTDLDSRPVTVLGAGTLGRRIALMFATRGGEVRIYDPSAEAGKQACAYVEQHVSDIAARVEGGAPGSVAATSDLAEALTGAWLVVEAVPERLELKRQVFADLDRLAEPDAILASNSSSYPTSRFIDHVSRPERVVNMHFYMPPAQAAVDLMSSGHTDRAVLDLLLEVLPGYGVFPFEAHRESTGFIFNRIWAAIKREALSVVAEGVSTPEDVDRMWAINTGTAGGPFRAMDQVGLDVVLDIENHYAAENPALPTGPRELLKRYVDAGQLGVKTGRGFYAYGARD, from the coding sequence ATGACCTTCGTCCTCCCCACCGACCTCGACTCCCGCCCGGTGACCGTCCTCGGCGCCGGCACGCTCGGCCGCCGTATCGCCCTGATGTTCGCCACTCGCGGCGGCGAGGTGCGGATCTACGACCCCTCCGCCGAGGCCGGGAAGCAGGCGTGCGCCTACGTCGAGCAGCACGTGTCCGACATCGCGGCCCGCGTCGAGGGAGGTGCGCCCGGTTCCGTGGCCGCCACCAGCGACCTGGCCGAGGCGCTCACCGGCGCATGGCTGGTCGTCGAGGCCGTACCGGAGCGGCTGGAGCTGAAGCGGCAGGTGTTCGCCGACCTCGACCGGCTCGCCGAGCCGGACGCCATCCTGGCCAGCAACTCCTCGTCGTACCCGACCAGCCGGTTCATCGACCACGTCAGCAGGCCCGAGCGGGTGGTCAACATGCACTTCTACATGCCGCCCGCGCAGGCCGCGGTCGACCTGATGTCCAGCGGCCACACCGACCGGGCCGTCCTGGACCTGCTGCTGGAGGTGCTGCCCGGCTACGGCGTCTTCCCCTTCGAGGCGCACCGCGAGAGCACCGGTTTCATCTTCAACCGGATCTGGGCGGCCATCAAGCGCGAGGCGCTGTCCGTCGTCGCCGAAGGCGTGTCCACACCGGAGGACGTCGACCGGATGTGGGCGATCAACACCGGCACCGCGGGCGGCCCGTTCCGCGCCATGGACCAGGTCGGCCTGGACGTCGTCCTGGACATCGAGAACCACTACGCGGCCGAGAACCCGGCCCTGCCCACCGGCCCGCGCGAGCTGCTGAAGCGGTACGTCGACGCCGGGCAGCTGGGCGTGAAGACCGGACGCGGCTTCTACGCGTACGGCGCCCGCGACTGA
- a CDS encoding TetR/AcrR family transcriptional regulator, with protein MPKSPTKRRPITRSALTESAWALFTEKGFHTTSISDIVERAGLTRGAFYSNYRDKEEIFLALYDAHADQLLTELREAAAQVEPGDNPVVGIQSRLVGRTEEERRWFLVSMEFTLHAARHPDLARQLAVHENRLNQGLTEVLGQALTGAGLRPTIPLEDLARLLTALFEGLTAQELTNGPDYDGHHLTPHVISALTEPVAG; from the coding sequence ATGCCGAAGTCGCCCACCAAGCGCCGCCCGATCACCCGGAGCGCCCTGACCGAGAGCGCCTGGGCGCTGTTCACGGAGAAGGGCTTCCACACCACGTCGATCAGCGACATCGTCGAGCGCGCCGGGCTGACCCGCGGGGCCTTCTACTCCAACTACCGCGACAAGGAAGAGATCTTCCTCGCCCTCTACGACGCGCACGCCGACCAGCTGCTGACCGAGCTGCGAGAGGCCGCCGCGCAGGTGGAACCGGGTGACAACCCCGTCGTCGGCATCCAGAGCCGGCTGGTCGGCCGCACCGAGGAGGAGCGGCGGTGGTTCCTGGTGTCCATGGAGTTCACCCTGCACGCGGCCCGGCACCCCGACCTGGCCCGGCAGCTCGCCGTCCACGAGAACCGGCTGAACCAGGGCCTGACCGAGGTCCTCGGCCAGGCCCTCACCGGGGCCGGCCTCCGGCCCACCATCCCCCTCGAAGACCTGGCCCGCCTGCTCACCGCCCTCTTCGAGGGCCTCACCGCCCAGGAACTGACCAACGGCCCCGACTACGACGGCCACCATCTGACCCCGCATGTCATCAGCGCGCTCACGGAGCCTGTCGCGGGGTGA
- a CDS encoding Uma2 family endonuclease: MSALTLSQDPDRTWDDLVRFWVESDWPEGSRVEIIEGIVTVSPTPENQHNSVVELVQSRLYRDIPDGWGIYQTQSLAVPSRLGMFIPDLVVAPRSVVRAPGNFIPAAAADLVVEVTSKSNARHDRVGKPAAYASAGIPCYLLIDRWAQGGPTITLYGEPQRDVYRVLHAGKFGDEFHLPEPFNLRLDTSEFPVD; encoded by the coding sequence ATGAGCGCACTCACCCTGAGCCAGGACCCCGACCGGACCTGGGACGACCTCGTCCGGTTCTGGGTCGAGTCGGACTGGCCCGAGGGCAGCAGGGTGGAGATCATCGAGGGGATCGTCACCGTGTCGCCCACTCCCGAGAACCAGCACAATTCCGTTGTCGAGCTGGTTCAGAGCCGCCTGTACCGGGATATCCCGGACGGCTGGGGCATCTACCAGACGCAGTCACTCGCCGTACCGTCCCGGCTGGGCATGTTCATCCCGGACCTTGTGGTCGCCCCGCGAAGCGTGGTGAGGGCACCGGGCAACTTCATTCCCGCTGCCGCGGCCGACCTCGTCGTCGAAGTGACCTCGAAGTCCAATGCGCGTCACGACCGCGTCGGCAAGCCGGCCGCGTATGCCTCAGCAGGCATTCCCTGCTACCTGCTGATCGACCGCTGGGCGCAAGGAGGCCCGACCATCACGCTCTACGGCGAGCCGCAGAGGGACGTCTACCGCGTCCTGCACGCCGGTAAGTTCGGGGACGAGTTCCACCTGCCGGAGCCCTTCAACCTCAGGCTCGACACCAGTGAGTTCCCCGTGGACTGA